A single region of the Serinus canaria isolate serCan28SL12 chromosome 1, serCan2020, whole genome shotgun sequence genome encodes:
- the CCKBR gene encoding gastrin/cholecystokinin type B receptor, with the protein MDPRPLNESLQEMLCRSGNGTGNGPGTGNGTNGSLCDLLRRGLRGPPAPRELDVAVRVVLYVLIFVLSVGGNALVVAVLALNRRLRTVTNCFLLSLALSDLLLALCCMPFTLLPGLMGAFIFGDVVCKLVAYLMGVSVAVSTFSLVAIAIERYSAICNPLQSRAWQTRSHACRVIAGTWALAALLMLPYAVYSSTRPAAPRPPPAQCTHHWPSERVRQLWYVLLLLVLFFIPGVVMTVAYGLISRELYRGIRFELDVKREVAAQRGTGGDPAPSCDEGDGCYLQLSRPGAALELRALGAAAQQDRARINSSGAQLAAKRRVIRMLVVIVAMFFLCWLPIFAANTWRAFAPRAAQRALSGTPIAFIHLLSYTSACANPLIYCFMNRRFRKAFGATCAGWGCRRACPRRPPEDEPPLASASLSKFSYTTVSSLGPP; encoded by the exons ATGGACCCCCGGCCCCTCAACGAGTCgctgcaggagatgctctgccGCTCCGGGAACGGCACCGGGAACGGACCCGGCACAGGCAACGGGACCAACGGCTCGCTCTGCGACCTCCTCCGCAGGGGCCTCCGCGGGCCCCCGGCGCCCAGAG AGCTGGACGTGGCGGTGCGCGTGGTGCTCTACGTGCTGATCTTCGTGCTGAGCGTCGGGGGCAACGCGCTGGTGGTGGCCGTGCTGGCGCTGAACCGGCGGCTGCGCACCGTCACCAACTgcttcctgctgtccctggcccTGAGCGACCTGCTCCTGGCGCTGTGCTGCATGCCCTTCACCCTGCTGCCCGGCCTCATGGGCGCCTTCATCTTCGGCGACGTCGTCTGCAAGCTCGTGGCCTACCTCATGG GGGTCTCGGTGGCCGTGTCCACCTTCAGCCTGGTGGCCATCGCCATCGAGCGCTACAGTGCCATCTGCAACCCGCTGCAGTCGCGCGCCTGGCAGACGCGGTCCCACGCGTGCCGCGTCATCGCGGGCACCTGGGCGCTGGCGGCGCTGCTGATGCTGCCCTACGCCGTGTACAGCAGCACGCGTCCCGCCGCaccgcgcccgccgcccgcgcAGTGCACGCACCACTGGCCCAGCGAGCGCGTCCGGCAGCTCTG GTACGTCCTGCTGCTCCTCGTGCTGTTCTTCATCCCGGGCGTGGTGATGACGGTGGCGTACGGGCTCATCTCCCGCGAGCTCTACCGGGGCATCCGCTTCGAGCTGGACGTCAAGAGGGAGGTGGCAG CCCAGCGTGGCACTGGGGGGGACCCGGCGCCCAGCTGCGACGAGGGTGACGGCTGCTACCTGCAGCTGTCCCGTCCGGGCGCGGCGCTGGAGCTGCGGGCGCTGGGGGCGGCCGCGCAGCAGGACCGGGCCCGCATCAACAGCTCGGGGGCGCAGCTGGCAGCCAAGCGGCGCGTGATCCGCATGCTGGTGGTCATCGTGGCCatgttcttcctctgctggctgcccaTCTTCGCCGCCAACACCTGGCGCGCCTTCGCCCCGCGGGCAGCGCAGCGGGCGCTCTCGGGCACGCCCATCGCCTTCATCCACCTGCTGTCCTACACCTCGGCCTGCGCCAACCCCCTCATCTACTGCTTCATGAACCGCCGCTTCCGCAAAGCCTTCGGGGCCACCTGCGCGGGCTGGGGCTGCCGCCGCGCctgcccccgccgcccgcccgaGGACGAGCCGCCCTTGGCCAGCGCCTCGCTCTCCAAGTTCAGCTACACCACCGTCAGCAGCCTGGGACCCCCCTGA